The window ACAATTTAATTAACGCATTTGGTAAACTTCCGCCCCCAAGGCCTATAATGAGAATTTTTCGTGGATTTGGTTTAAAATATAAGGTAGCGAGCATCATTTTAGAGTAATCAAAAACTAATAAATCTGGATTATCTAGTTTTATACAACTTTGATGGATATTGGTTGGGGGTTTTAGAAACGATAAGCATCGCTCGTTATTCGTTTCATATACCCACTTTGAGCCGTAGTTATTTGCGGTATTGTATATGATGGATGATGCTGTAGTTATTGCTAAGTCATAAGATATCAATACTATTAAAGCTATCCATGACTTGAAATTCATAGTAATGATTGTTGTAATATCAGTTTGTACTTATCACACCATGGCTGGGACGAGAGGGCTCGAACCTCTGACCTACGATACCAAAAACCGTTGCTCTACCAACTGAGCTACGTCCCAATTTATGATGCCTTAGTATGCAAAACTTATATCAACAAATTACCTTATAGTCAATAACTCAAATCTCTAAATCCCTATGAACCTAGAATTCTAATTTCAAGCATACGATTCGCTATTTTTAATTAGTTGCTCTTATAGCGCAGTTTTTTTAAGATATTCAGGATAACTTGCATAATAATTAATGTGTTAAAGTTATATATGGTATCGTTATGTCAGGTAAATTGTTTTAACAGCTTTATCACAGATACTAAGCACTAATGAAAAATTTTTTAGGCAGTTTGTGTATTTATGGCATAATATTAGTTGTTGTGCAAGGAATAGCCCAAGCGGCAGTTAGAGCGGTTAACAATCAGTCCACTATTGATGTTACTGCTACTGTTCAGCCTTCTTGTACAATTTTTGCAAATGATCTTCTCTTTGAAATAACTAATTTTAACAAAAAAAATTCCTATATCGGTAAAACTACACTTTCCTTATTATGTACAAAAGGTACTAGTTTTGCTATTGGATTAGATAAGGGGAGTGCTCCTGGGGCAACAATTATAAACCGCAAAATGAAAAATAGAGCAAGTTATTTAAACTACTCTTTGTATAGGGATATTGGTAACAATTTAGTGTGGGGTAATTCCCAAGGAAACACCTTGACAGGGATTGCTACTGGGGAGAGGCAAACTTTTACTCTTTATGCAAAGATTCCTGCGGGGCAAATATCAGCACCTGGAAAATATTTGGATAGTATAAATGTGGTAGTAAATTTGGGTAGCGGTACTAATAAACTATCATACCAATTATCAGTTACAATGAATGTTATCCTTAAAAATACAGAAACACCGGGCTATAACAATAGATAGTGTAGTTAACCCTGTTAATGCATTTCTACCACACAATTTCCGCATTAAAAGAATTTTTTAATTATTAATGTACAAATTTACTATTCCTATTAACAGTAGTAAATTACCATTAGGTAATCAATTTCGGTGCGATAGTTATTTGTACTAAATTGTTATTAAAACCTAGGAGGTAATCTATGATCTTTATGAAACGAGTGAGATATCTATCTAACTGCTTTATTAGCCTTGTTGTTACTATGGCTAGTGCCTTAATTCCTATAAATACATCATCGGGGGCTACAACCACATCAACTTTTCAG of the Candidatus Megaera polyxenophila genome contains:
- a CDS encoding spore coat protein translates to MKNFLGSLCIYGIILVVVQGIAQAAVRAVNNQSTIDVTATVQPSCTIFANDLLFEITNFNKKNSYIGKTTLSLLCTKGTSFAIGLDKGSAPGATIINRKMKNRASYLNYSLYRDIGNNLVWGNSQGNTLTGIATGERQTFTLYAKIPAGQISAPGKYLDSINVVVNLGSGTNKLSYQLSVTMNVILKNTETPGYNNR